From Azospirillaceae bacterium, one genomic window encodes:
- the hisG gene encoding ATP phosphoribosyltransferase → MPANDTAKATPGRNEPLVLALPKGRILKELRPILARAGIVPEPDFDDGDSRKLQFATNLPHLTIVRVRSFDVATFVAFGAAHLGVAGNDVLMEFDYPEIYAPLDLGIGKCRLSVAAPAEMVGIDDPVRWSRIRVATKYPEVTRRHFERRGVQAECIKLNGAMELAPALGLCRRIVDLVSSGATLKANGLVEVEKIADVTSRLIVNRAAFKTRPAEMQAWITGFAEAARAA, encoded by the coding sequence ATGCCTGCCAACGACACCGCCAAGGCCACACCCGGCCGCAACGAGCCGCTCGTGCTGGCCCTGCCCAAGGGCCGCATCCTCAAGGAGCTGCGGCCCATCCTGGCGCGCGCCGGCATCGTCCCCGAACCGGATTTCGACGACGGCGACAGCCGCAAGCTGCAATTCGCCACCAACCTGCCGCACCTGACCATCGTTCGCGTGCGCTCGTTCGATGTGGCCACCTTCGTCGCCTTCGGGGCGGCCCACCTGGGCGTGGCGGGCAATGACGTGCTGATGGAGTTCGACTACCCGGAAATCTACGCGCCGCTGGATCTCGGGATCGGCAAGTGCCGACTGTCCGTGGCCGCGCCAGCCGAAATGGTGGGGATCGACGATCCCGTGCGGTGGAGCCGCATCCGCGTGGCGACCAAGTACCCCGAGGTCACCCGACGCCACTTCGAGCGGCGCGGCGTGCAGGCGGAATGCATCAAGCTCAACGGCGCCATGGAGCTGGCGCCTGCGCTCGGCCTGTGCCGGCGCATCGTGGACCTGGTGTCGTCCGGGGCGACGCTGAAGGCGAACGGCTTGGTCGAGGTCGAGAAGATCGCCGACGTCACCTCGCGCCTGATCGTCAACCGCGCGGCGTTCAAAACCCGGCCGGCGGAAATGCAGGCCTGGATCACCGGATTTGCGGAGGCCGCCCGTGCCGCGTGA
- a CDS encoding DUF2948 family protein: MARTLKLKAVDGEDVKVLSAHLQDAIVAICDVGYFKEDRRFVLVANRFKWETCSDTRPPAAKAGADGCPYERTHCGLRFEGVTAVKSRNLDPRDRGQMLCLLAMEASDDGAVLLHFSGGTALRVEMDRINVFMEDMGEPWPTSCVPCHPLDDITAEATL, encoded by the coding sequence ATGGCGCGGACATTGAAGCTCAAGGCGGTGGACGGTGAGGACGTCAAGGTCCTGTCCGCCCACCTGCAGGATGCGATCGTTGCCATCTGCGATGTCGGCTACTTCAAGGAGGACCGGCGCTTCGTCCTGGTGGCGAACCGGTTCAAATGGGAGACCTGCTCCGACACGCGTCCGCCGGCCGCGAAGGCCGGGGCGGACGGCTGCCCCTACGAGCGCACGCATTGCGGCTTGCGCTTCGAAGGCGTCACGGCCGTCAAGAGCCGGAACCTGGACCCGCGCGACCGCGGCCAGATGCTCTGCCTGCTGGCCATGGAAGCGTCGGACGACGGGGCCGTTCTGCTGCACTTCTCGGGCGGGACGGCGCTGAGGGTCGAGATGGACCGGATCAATGTCTTCATGGAGGACATGGGCGAGCCCTGGCCGACGAGCTGCGTGCCCTGCCATCCGCTGGACGACATCACGGCCGAGGCCACCCTGTAG
- the murA gene encoding UDP-N-acetylglucosamine 1-carboxyvinyltransferase has product MDKIAIRGGRRLDGRVAISGAKNAVLPLMCAALLTDRPLVLRNVPRLADIDTLSNLLRHHGAAVDVDGDRMTLHAATIADTTAPYDIVRKMRASVLVLGPLLARQGEAKVSLPGGCAIGTRPVDLHVRALQALGADIVVEGGYIVARAPDGGLVGAEVTFPTVSVGATENLLMAAALARGTTRIVNAAREPEVEDLARCLSAMGARIEGIGTPVVTVHGTGRLDGADHHVIPDRIEAATFAMAAGITRGELLLEGVSIDLIQAPAATLRGAGMRIEPAEGGVLAAAGPRLRGVDVMTEPFPGFPTDLQAQFMALMSIAEGASMISETIFENRFMHVPELARMGARVTVHGGTALVRGVPGLRGAPVMATDLRASVSLVLAGLAAEGETVIGRVYHLDRGYERLEAKLAACGADIERLKDTT; this is encoded by the coding sequence ATGGACAAGATCGCGATTCGCGGCGGCCGCCGCCTGGACGGGCGGGTGGCCATCTCCGGGGCCAAGAACGCCGTGCTGCCCCTGATGTGCGCGGCTCTTCTGACCGACCGGCCCCTGGTCCTGCGCAACGTCCCGCGTCTGGCCGACATCGACACGCTTTCGAACCTGCTGCGCCACCACGGGGCGGCGGTGGACGTGGACGGCGACCGTATGACGCTGCATGCGGCCACCATCGCCGACACCACCGCACCGTACGACATCGTGCGCAAGATGCGCGCCTCGGTCCTGGTGCTGGGTCCGCTGCTGGCGCGCCAGGGCGAGGCCAAGGTCTCGCTGCCCGGCGGCTGCGCCATCGGCACCCGGCCGGTGGACCTGCACGTGAGGGCGTTGCAGGCGCTGGGGGCGGACATCGTGGTCGAGGGCGGCTACATCGTCGCCCGTGCGCCGGACGGCGGCCTGGTCGGGGCCGAGGTCACGTTCCCCACCGTGTCGGTCGGGGCGACGGAAAACCTGCTGATGGCGGCCGCACTTGCCCGCGGCACCACCCGGATCGTCAACGCCGCCCGCGAGCCCGAGGTCGAGGACCTGGCACGGTGCCTGTCCGCCATGGGGGCGCGGATCGAGGGAATTGGCACCCCGGTCGTCACCGTGCATGGCACCGGCCGGCTCGACGGTGCCGACCACCACGTGATTCCCGACCGGATCGAGGCGGCCACCTTTGCCATGGCCGCCGGAATCACCAGGGGTGAACTCCTGCTGGAGGGGGTGTCCATCGACCTCATCCAGGCCCCGGCCGCGACGTTGCGGGGGGCCGGAATGCGAATCGAGCCGGCGGAGGGCGGCGTGCTTGCCGCCGCCGGGCCGCGGTTGCGCGGTGTCGATGTGATGACCGAACCGTTTCCCGGGTTCCCCACGGACTTGCAAGCGCAGTTCATGGCCCTCATGTCCATTGCGGAGGGCGCTTCGATGATTTCGGAGACGATCTTCGAAAACCGCTTCATGCATGTGCCGGAGCTTGCCCGCATGGGCGCGCGCGTCACGGTGCATGGTGGGACGGCATTGGTGCGCGGGGTTCCGGGTCTGCGGGGTGCCCCGGTGATGGCGACCGATCTTCGCGCCTCGGTCTCGCTGGTGCTGGCGGGGCTCGCGGCCGAAGGGGAGACCGTCATAGGGCGCGTCTACCACCTGGACCGTGGCTACGAGCGGCTGGAAGCCAAGCTCGCGGCCTGCGGTGCCGACATCGAGCGCCTGAAGGATACGACCTGA